GGCCGCCTACTGCCGCGACGACACCGGGGTGTACCGGCTGCACACCCTGCAGGTCTTCACGGTGTCCGGCGCCCGCGTGGCGCACAACGTGGTGTTCGCCGATCCCGCCGTGCTGGCGTTGTTCGACCTGCCGGCGACTCAGCCGGCGGCGCGGGCCTCCGACGGACGGCCGTAGGCGCCGCCGTCGTTGCTGCGCTGCAGCAGGCCTTCGTCGACGAGGTAGCGGCGCAGCGTCGCGTGGTCGTCGTGGACCATCGCGAGCTTCTCGCGGACGTCCTGCTCGGTGTAGAGCCGGCCCGGCTCGAACCGCTCGGCGAGGTGGGCGAGCAGCAGCTGCCGTCGCCGGCCCGAATGCGGGATGGTGACGAGCCTGCCGTGGCGGAACAGCCCGTCGAGCGGGTCGGCCGGGGCCTTGGCGAGCGCCTCGCGGAACACCTCGGGCACGGGCCGGTAGGCGTCCCCGTCCACGGTGACGAGCCCGGCATCGACCAGCCGCTTCGCGAGTTTCGCGTTGTCGGCCGGGAGCCCGGCGCAGATCCGGGCGAACAGCTGCAGACGGGCGGGATCCGCGAGGGCGGAGACCAGCGCTTCCGGTGAGGCCATGGCCGCAAAGCGTACTCGAACTCCTCGCGCCCGTCCGGAAAACTCGACAGTCTCAACTGATAAGTCTAGGCTGTCGATATGGGCTCGAAGACGGTTCCCGCTCCGGCGGTCGCGGCCGCGCAGACGCTGCGCGTGCTCGTCGGCCGGCTGCGGCGGCAGATGATGGACGCGACGGCGGTCGGCGACCTGACCTCCGCGCAGGCCTCGGCGCTGGCCCGGCTCGCGAAGAACGAGCCGTCGACGGCGAGCGAGCTGGCCGGCGCGGAGCGGGTGCGCCCGCAGTCGATGGCGGTGACGGTGGCCGCGCTGGAACAGCTCGGCCTGGTCCGCCGGGAGGACGATCCGGCGGACGGCCGCCGTCAGCTGATCTTCTTCACGCCCGAGGGGCGCGCCTACGGCCACGGTGCTCGCGCCTCGCGGCACGAGTGGCTGGCCCGGACCCTCGCACAGCGGCTCACCGAGGACGAGCTGGCCGTGGTCAACGAGGCGCTGGCGCTGCTCGGCCGCGTCGTCGAGCCATGACGACGCGGGAACGGGTGCGCGACGGGTTCGACCGGAAGCTGCTCGCCCCGCTGATCTCGGGCGCGGTGCTCAACCCGGTCAACTCGACGATCATCGCGGTCGCGCTGGTGCCCATCGGCGTCGCGTTCGGGCAGCCGGCGTCGGCGACCGCGTGGCTGATCTCCGCGCTGTACCTGGCCACCGCGGTCGGGCAGCCGGTGGCCGGGCGGCTGATCGACCGGTACGGCCCCCGGCGCGTGTTCCTCCCGGCGACGGCCCTGGTCGGGCTGGCGGGGGTGCTCGGCACCCTCGCGCCGGACCTGGCGTGGCTGATCGTCGCGCGGGTGGTCCTCGGCTTCGGCACGTGCGCCGGCTATCCGGCGGCGATGCGGCTCATCCGCGACGAGAGCGACCGGACCGGCCGCGACAGCCCCGCGTCCGTGCTCACCGTGCTGGCGATCTCGACCCAGACGATCTCCGTGGTCGGCCCGGCGCTGGGCGGCCTGCTCATCGGTGTCGGCGGCTGGCGCGCGACCTTCGCCCTCAACATCCCCATCGCGCTGGCCGCCTTCGTCCTCG
This genomic window from Amycolatopsis mongoliensis contains:
- a CDS encoding MarR family winged helix-turn-helix transcriptional regulator, whose translation is MGSKTVPAPAVAAAQTLRVLVGRLRRQMMDATAVGDLTSAQASALARLAKNEPSTASELAGAERVRPQSMAVTVAALEQLGLVRREDDPADGRRQLIFFTPEGRAYGHGARASRHEWLARTLAQRLTEDELAVVNEALALLGRVVEP
- a CDS encoding DUF2087 domain-containing protein, coding for MASPEALVSALADPARLQLFARICAGLPADNAKLAKRLVDAGLVTVDGDAYRPVPEVFREALAKAPADPLDGLFRHGRLVTIPHSGRRRQLLLAHLAERFEPGRLYTEQDVREKLAMVHDDHATLRRYLVDEGLLQRSNDGGAYGRPSEARAAG